gcagggcaggtgcaacacacacacacacacacacacctacctcccCCGGGGATTTCCTGGTTGTTCAcagacagttcaacaccccccaacccccgaTCACTATGGAGGCCACCCTGGGACCAACCAGCGCagtacccaccccacccccaactgaaGGGGAGGGCTTGGGGGGTGTCTCAGCCcagtctcctgccccctcccccacaagctgCGGCTCGAGCCCAGGCCAGGTGCCTCTCCCCTCGCTCAGCACTTACCGGCTCTGCCTCGtgcccagcgcttcccgcctCAGCGGACCCCAGAAGTGACACACCCGCTGTACGCCAGGTGGGGGGAGCGGGAGACAGAGACACGTGTGATTCTGGCTGTTAGGGCAGTTGGAGCGCGGCGCACACGGGGCTGTGAGGTGGGGACCCCCGAGCAGGGGGCGAACCCAGCAGCCGCACCCTGCTGCTTGCCCCgcaggccgcacagtgagcccacacaggccgcatgcggcccaggggctgcatgttgtgcaggcctgcaatTTCCTTTCTCCACTATTTTAGTCAGAAATAGGTAGTAATTCTAAGGGCATTTCTATGCAGCCAGAGACCTGTCCAGCTGTGTAAACAGTATTGCAACTAATCTTCTAAGGTGAAGCAGTTGGAAAAATGAAGCTATTTCAAGACTTTTATTTCCTCCAAAGCTGAAGAATGTTAGTTAAAACTGTGTTAACTTTCCTCACAAGAGAAGCACAGAGGTAGGATAATGCCTGAGGTGGTAAACAGAAGGAACCTCACGAACTGGAGAGGTGCAGAGGGTAGAATGATTCCTGAGGTCAGACAGAGGATCTGTACATAGCCATCCCGGAAGAGAATGATCTGACTCGTGCAGGTTCCTCAGACCTAAAGGTCAATTGTAAACTTGCTAGGAAACTCACAAGTCCAAGGGACCTTGGGATGAACCTCTGATCCCATTCCAGATGAAATCAAAGTTGATCTTGACAGTCCTCAGACCCAAGCCCCTTCCTCAGACTAATACTGCTTCTGAGGTGACAAGGTGAGCATAACCAAGCAGCTCAGAGCCAAGAAGAGAAAGACAGAAGAGGAATCAGCATGTCTAGAAGAATGAAGTGTGAACTCAGAATCATCCCAGGCCCATCGCAGGTCTAAAGCACCATACATCTCAGAAGTCAAGGTCAAGGGGCAACAAACCAGCAACAGAATCACTATaggaaatacattttctttaGCACTAATGTGGAGAAGGACTAGTTCAGGTGAGTTTTGACACTGCCTCACAGAGAAGGAGTTTCATGTAGCACTTATATTTGAAGAGGGCAAAAGCATGCACATGCAGAAAACCTTTTCAGGGAGTGTCCATCTTAATGACATATGAGACATTAAAATACCACAGTGATAGGGGACATACAACATCCAAGTGCTGGTCTGCCCTAGACACCATCCCATTGCATGATGCGCAACACTTACAACCTGATTTTTGCTCCAAATCTGACAGACTATCAATTAGGGTGGATTTAGATTTGAAGGCATACAATCCCACGCACTGGAAATCGACTGAGCAGAACCAATAACAAAAAGCACGGAGGTGGCTGGAAATGTCTAACAGAGCTGATACTGCACAAACAAACAAGTACATCTATACCTTTTAAAGATTGTAACTAGACAAACTAGTTTATCCAAAAAAATAAGCTGCTGCAGCAAGATCTTATAATGCTTAGCTAAGGATTGTTGAGCCCATGATACCATATACCCCTCTATCAATATTTGGATTCACAAGGGGGCATACTGCTTCCCAAGAGGGTCTAAAGCGCATCATACTAAGGGCATGTGCAACTCAAAAGGGCGGATCTTGAGAGACAATTTTCAAGTGATACCTGGTTCTCAGCTGCAATACAAGAGTGCAACATTAACTAACCTTTTGGGCCAGGGTtgaggagggggggaaatgacATATAAAACTACACATACTTCATCATAAATGCTCCCGTTGATATCTGCTCCATAAATCGGTGCCACAAAGGTTAAATTCTTCCAGTATTTACGCTCCAGATCTTCATAATCTATATATCTTGGAGTGCAGTATCTGCAGAGGGAGAATGAAAATAAAGGCAATGTTTCAGAGGATCTCAATTGACAAGTTGTCCTTCACTTTCATGGTTTGGATGTCTCCCAACATCCACGTTACTGATGTGCTCTATACTTGATTTTGCAGACCAAGTACTTTTAGACAAATATATCAGTTTCACACTCTTTTGTCCTTTCACATATTCAACAGTCCTAAACCCATAGGTTTCATAGTAGCAATGCTTTCAAAGTAACACTGGGTCATGTCTTTCACAGTATTTATGTCGCTATTAGTCCTGTGCTACCCAGATAATTTGTTCCTGTCTCAACAGTTGGAAGGAACTTCTGCTGCCTGTTCTGAGTTTTAGGCCATTAAGTGTGATTGTTGTCACCCAAGGCTCTTGAAAGAGCCAATACAAAACTACTAGTTGGTGGCCCCACAGTCTCTCTTCATCAGCCCATCCTCCATTTTAGCCTACCGCATTTCCTGGGCTGGTGAAGAGGCACTACTGTTAATAGGCAATATGGTCACCAGTTCCTACCCCTGTACTGTAGGAGCATAGACACAAAAGAGTGTGCAAACACATGCTGGTCCTAGCAGAAGTAGGTCCTGCAGATTATCCCCAACAGGTCCAAAAGGCCAATGTTCTGCCATTTAGTAGCCCTGGCCAGAAGCCAGGGGAAGAATCGCAATGCTCCTGTGGACCTtgctttcctttctccctctcccacatAAAGCTTTTTTGGGAGAGGTGCACCAGTTCTTCCAGGTGCCAGAAATCTTTGGACGATCTTGTCTTCATCCCTTTGCTTGTCTCAGATGCTTGGGGCATTTTTACATCCTTTTCTGGGGCCTAGGAAGATTCTTCTAACTTCCCATAGAGGGAGCATGCTTCTATTGCTATTGCCAAGCAGCCTACTTTCCAAAAACGTTTCCTCGGGGTGTCTGGCCACAGTACTCCCTTATTTAGAAAGTCTTTAGGAAGGGAAATTTGCTTCTATAAATGCAACAatttgggagggagagagaattcCCGATCAACTCTGTAAGGCTTTTCTTTCTGTTCAGACTGCTTGGAAGAAAACTTGGAAGTACAGGAAGCAGGAGGTCATGCAGCTGACACAGCTCCTGTTGAGAAAGATGGAGGAAAAACCTCATGGTGAGCAGACTGTCTCTCAACAAACAGGAGCTGGACCCCAGCAACCCATGAGTAACCTGGACTACAGACCAGGGTTTCTCTTAAATGCAGTTTATCACTCAGACTAGAGCCATTCAACTATGTTAAGATGACATCCACGTTCAGGGCATTCTCATCTGGGGATCCCAAATGAAGGGGAAAGCAATTTAGTGTCGCAGAGATATGCCCATAGAAAGGAAGCGGTCCTCCACAGAAACCTGACTTCTTTGAAGAGCGGGAAAATCTTCTTTAAAGAAAGGTTAGGAGTTTCTGCTATTATGTTGTTTAAGAAGAATGCAACAAGCTAAGTGGCTTTTTAAGTACTCCTAACTCATATAGCCTTATTAAATATAACATAGCAATATGATTTTATAGGTACGGGATAAAACAACTGTAATTacaaatatttctaaaatattttctattaTGGTGTGTACAGAATTAGGGTTCTGTTGGCACACGTGGGATATCCCATGCAAGTTCATGGTTACGCATTATTTCACCACTTGTGAGTAAAAGGAACAATCCAAACTATGTCTATAAGACCTTTATATGACTACATGGCATTTTATATGTACGTTATATTTTATATCCCCCTATGCAGATGTCAGCATATAAAACAAATGATCATAGCAATCTAAACAGATTTCCTTATCACCAGGATTTAAAGTATGCTGGATCATAAAGGGTCACAGACACaggaaattacatttttaaaaagtgagcctAGTTGCAGAGATGCACTCTTTTAGGACCACCTTGGAGGAAAAGCCTTCTGGTTGGCTGCTTTACCCACTTGTCTgcctcctggggaagagcagccaatcagggatgCTGCAAGAGGCAGGCAGTTATTTCTCTTCTCCTCAGGAGCCGACACTATTCACAGGAGGGCGAGGAGGAAGTGAGCAAAAAGATCGCACCCACTCAGAGCAGTTCAATCAGGGCAGTTCTACTCCCTCTTTCCTCACCCTCCAAAGAGCAATAAGACAgctcctctgctccttcccccgaggggcggctctatgttttttgccaccctaagcatggcagtcacgcggattcggcggtgcGCCTGCAGGCAATCCGCTGGTCACGCAGATTCGGCgtccccgccgctgaattgccaccaaagccgcgggaccagcagacctcccacaggcacaccGCCAAAAGCCACCTGCCGGCCGCCCTCACAGCAgccagcaggccgccccctgcagcttgccgtcccaggcatgcgcttgctgcactggtgcctggtgCGCTGCTGATTGCGCTggtgcccctgcttccccctctgcTCTCCCTCCATGCAGCACCTGGCCTGGGAAGGGTCTCCGTTCCAGCCTCCCTTCCCTCAGGCCTGTGGGAGGGGCTGAAGAATTCCAGGTGCTGCAAGAAGAGCACaggtgaggggaggggcagaactGATGTGGGCACTGAAGGGGGTAGTAGAAATATCGGGGTAAAATTGACTTGGGGCATGGTGGGGGCAGAATTGCTGGCAGAAAGGGGACAGAACAGATGTGAAGAGGGGGAGAAAAATTGGTTTGGGGATAAGGGGATGGACAGATGTTGgggtcagggccggattaactttttgtgggcctggcgcctggggaatgattgtaaaaggggccaagggtaaaagcacagtggggcacgagctagggttggtctctggagcaagggaggggtcaggggtaaactgcaagtgcagcagggcgggggagggggtaaacaggatTTTCCCCGCCCACATAGAGCGGGTACCtacctggttctagcccattctctttgtctctctctgcactgagctgcccctcctcccacagcagcaggacaggttctcttccagccctctggggtgggttttgggagtgggaggagcgggagctaatgtggttactcctataaccggacatttagtttccagtcagcactgctaactGGACACTCAGGTCCCGTTTTCTactggagtttccagtctaaaactggatacctggcaacagggctgccagaaaagcctgagggggggagaggggcaagcaatcatttttaaaagagagagggcTAAGCCGTAAGGGGAGGGGCAAGTGTGGGTGGGCTAGGGAGTGGCGAGGAGCTAGTGGGCAGAGCCATGtctgctgtactgcccaggtaggttggagactgtggggatcagctgacacagtatccagggccggtgcaaggatattttgcaccctaggcgaaacttccaccttgagccccccccccccccccccccccccccccccccccccccccccccccccccccccccccccccccccccccccccccccccccccacccccccccccccccggagcatcgcttattataaattttcaaaaatgaatccagtggagtcacatcttacgcagaggttaggttctaaggtcagcGCGTAAGAGGAAAATTGCATATAGTTAAAGTTACCATAAACTacagtatacactagaacaggggtcctcaacctacggcacgcgtgccaaatgTGGCATgcgagctttttttttttttttttttttttttaaatggcaggttGTGGGTCCCAGCCACCTctgagcctgctgccagcctggggttccgttcactcagcagccagccagggtcccagccgGTGACTCCACTCAGCCTCCTGCCATTCACCCAGGCCGGAAGGAGGCTGAACGAGGCCGGTGAcagagaccctggctggcaaggggtcggcagccggaaccccagattgtcagtgggctgagcagggccggcggccgggGCCCCGGCTGGTAGGAgccagcccactgctggccctgctcagctcgctgccagctgagtgaacagaaccccaggctggcagcaggctcagCAGCGGCCAGGACCTACAGCCTGccgttaaaagaaaaaataaataaataaataaaaatcggcttgcgtgccacctttgacATGCATGCCATAAattgaggacccctgttctagtgtatactgtactttatggtaattttcactatacgcgattttcctcttacgcgctgaccttagaacctaacccTCGCGttagatgtgactccactgtagtgttttaaaaaaaaattgggggcactgcttgctttttggcacccctaaatcttggcgccctaggcggtcacctagttCACCTAGTGTTTACACTGGCCCTGACagtatccccagcccaggtgacgtgacagccagtggtggatttagagttagtggggccccccagccctgtgctcagcttcatttttggggcttctccttgggacccagcgaagaaaaagaacattctctcttatctccccctgcccccgtttttcattttttttccttcatcctcctcctataagtaatagcaagtaaatgaaaataaagtgaggtaccttgattgttcttgtggtctaacttatttttccacagaccacttgaaaaatCATGGAGGGTCTcgatggaccacttaatgatctttccaaatattgtaaaaaggtgcagggtctggccaggagctagggtgagggagggggctcagggttggggcaggaggttggggtgtggagtgcttacgtggagcagctcctgtttggttctcaggatggggatggggggggtgcaggagtcagggctggggaggtgtgaggggagtgcaggggtcaggacagggggctggatgTGTGTGAGGGGATGCAGgaatcagggcagggggctcagggtatgtgagggggtgcagggggctgggggtacaTGAGGGGGTGCAGCagtcagggtgggcagggggctgggggtgtgggggtgccccaattccagccccttccccaaggcctcatccccgcctcttctcctcctccccagagctgcaaatgtgctgcggctccctcctcttcccccctcctgccagcaagcAGCTGATCggcggcagggagggggtagggaACGTAGCACgctggggaaaggagcaggggaggatccaggctgctgccagcagaggctgccatggagccacagcagccgGCAGCATCAAGCTTCTCTGATGCTGCCGGCTGCTGCGGCTCCATGGCAGCCTCTGCTGGCAGCAGCCTGGATCCTCCCCAGCCCCTTTCGACCGTGGGCCCAGCGCCAGTGGCGCCCTTGTAAATCCGGTATTGGTTGGGGTGATGACAGACTCTCCATTTTTTTCAGACTACTCTAAGCACTGTGTAGTGCCTTCTACCAAGTCCTAGAAGACGACAAGGCTGGCCTTCAGTAATTAAGTTAGACATAAAAATCACCTAGTGCctaaaaaaggtaaaaatcagaGTGGGACAAGGTTACACATTTTCCTTTCCAAACAGAATACTGAATATACATACTTGTCACTGTTGGCCAGTTGCCTGAACTCTTTCACAGTCATTGGCTTTTTCTGAATGTTGTATTGAGTGAAAAGCCCTGATTGACCAGTGACCATCTGCTGAATTGGAGCTGGAATCACTAAATCATCAATGTCGTCATAATGTTTTCTTGGCTTCCATTCCTTGGGTGGGATCACCTGAAATGTCAGAGCAGCAATGAACAAATCAGTATAGCTACTGCTCATGTCAAAAATACTTCTGAAGTGGATGAAGAAACAAGTAATTTCATTAAACCGAATACAAAAAAAAACTTAGCAGATCTGTCTGAAAGATTTAAAGACTTAATTAccgtaagtttaaaaaaaatcttgttgtcCATGAACATTGTGTACAATCTAATTTAAACATAACATCGtcaatgttttttaaaacaagataaaAGTACAGAGTTATTTGCTTAATGCCTCTCTCCATCTTACTATCCGGGTTATTCAGTAAATCTTACAAAGTCTGGTCTATTCACAATTTTTATTCCAATTTAAactatttcatattttttttaaccaaatatgttaaattggtacaaccccTCATGTGGATGCAGATATACTGGGTTGCCTTAAACAGAGTTTATTCCCATAAATGTATGTAATAAAACtaagtacaaaaactgtgtgtacaCAGCCCCAGTTGATGGCAAAGTTTCGGGGGTTTTTTCGTTTTAGGTTCCCCTGATTCACCCCGTCTGATTCCAAGTTCTGCTATGGCTCACAAGCATGCACACCATGCTATTCATAGCCATCAGGAATTTTACAGAAGCCTGAGTTCACCCAAATGGTCTCATCCAAGTGTCTTGTTTTAGGGTATTAGGTAGTTTTGAAAATATGTTTTATATATTATTACAGCCCAAATGGAAATCTCTAAATTCCAAATATTGTCTATTTATCTTTTAATTCACTACTTTGTCAacaagacattttttaaaacactgcAATAGCTATTGTTTATATAGAGTTCTTTTTATATAAACTTTTTACATTcgtattattgttattaaaagACTGAAGacatttcctcctcttccccccccctttagTTTTGTCTTTTTATATGCTACAAACATTGGAAGTGTTTGTGCTGCTTACAAAAACTAAACACAGCAAGCATGGCACTGTTAGTTATTTCTTTATATGCGCATTAGCATCAGCAGTGATGCTAAGAAAAGTCTTAGATGAGTTTATTATAATTAATCTGTATTCCCTCTGATAGCAGGCTGTTTCTTCAAAATGCAAACATTTTAgggttatatataaaaaaaatgcaatagcCACTTTTATCTTTAAAACACCTTAGTGAGAGTATGGAATTTTAGAATACATCTGGGATCTGGAGATCGTTCAGTGTCTCCAAACAACAACACGGtcaaattttaaacctaacccaCTTGAACATGTCTTTCTGAGACAGATGTTTCCATTGTTCACAGTATAAAACTGCACAAACCTAGAACATGTAGGAAATACAAATTTAGACAaccaaagaaaatgtttttaGTAGATAACCATTTCCTGTTAAAGGCATAGTTAATACTTCTAGTTTAATCCTGCACTTCCTACGTGGTTaaaactcactttttttttttaattttattaactTTGATGTGACCTTTGTCCATCTAGGGACTGCAACATTGGGCCCAATGTTTCCTCTTCTTAAAGGAACAAGAGTGTTCAACTGTCTAGTCGCGCAGTTTCCATTAATGTTTTCACACAAATCTTAAGTTATATGCACAAAAAATACAAAACACTGCTTTGGAAGCAGAGAAGCCATGCGTTCAAAATGTATGCATAAAAATCAAAGATGTGCATAGAGATTTCCGTTTTCATAACTATTAGGCATGAACTTGTAGGTTTGGCTCCACAATGTGAATATTAAAAACCAGCATTTGCATTCTTTTAATTCAAAATGTTAatagtgttttgtttttagcaATATGCAGCATGAAATATTTTTGTGACTAGTGTCCAAAGTATCCTCCTTCAGCAAACTGGAGCACCCTTACTGTTTAATTGTACTACAGTAGTGCTTAGCGAGCCCACCTGAGACTGGGACCTCTCTGTGCTATGCGATCTCACTGTattgagagacagtccctgctccgaaGGCTTTACCATCTAAATAAATATGACAGACAGAAGTTGGGGACAGGGAACAGAgacagaaattaagtgacttgcctaaaataAGTAGTTCAATGGCAGATCTGAGTACAGAACCTAAAAGTCTCTTGACTCTCAGTAAAGTACCCTTTCCATTAGGTCATACAGCCTCCCCGTTAACGTTTAGCAAAACTATCATCTTCCAAATCACAGGTGTCAAATTCATTCCATAGAGAAAGCCAAATTCTACTTTTAACTGTTGTCTATAGCTGTAGGTTGCTCAGtgttcaaacagaaaaaaaaagacggACTAAAACAGGGGTGTTctcaacaaattttttggtggcctcagggtgcggccaccaactcttgctggtggccgcgcTGACAAttcttcctaaaatacttaattaactttaggaaaaacaaataaatatgcacgtATACATACCCAAATCATTGTTATTTATGTACGGTTTTTTCcagactcagtaataaaaataatttacagttgtctctattctttaatGGACCTAATCAGAATAGAAATACAAATATGGcactttgcatgttcttgtctttttgttgtttCTATAGGTTTTTTAAGTTGTGCtccacccgccccaccccaagaCTTGCTAGTTGGTAAGtcttctgctgtgaaaagtgatatttgtatgtttgttaatatcacttttcacagcagactgacTCAGCCccggcaagccctggcacaaattaagccctggttggggcagggaggcagtggggtccAGGGACAATGGTGGAAGTAGTGAACCTGGTGCCTGGAACCAGAGCCTGCCACCACAAGGACGGAGCTCAAAGCCCCATGGCCAAAGTCTGCCTCACCGACCCTTGGGAAAATGGGGAATTCACCAGCTGCCTGCACCTTCAGCATTTGTGTCTCTGGGGAGAGGGGCCACTGCTTTGTGCCCCCCCAAATCACAGCCCAAgaggctgtggccgcaagaaaagGCTCTGgaggctgcatttgagaaacactggactaaAACCAAGACAGTGCAACATTCAGGCTTTATTCCTCCTTCGACATATACTGTGCTCTCTCATCAAGCATTTCCTGAAAGTAGAGTTCTTGCTCCTATGCTTAATTATAGTATGGCTCTCCTTTTTAGGGTAGCTATCTATCAGAACAGAGGTATACATTTAGGACTACATACTCCCCTCaatctcccactgattttaataatCAGTTTGCAAAAAGATCAAAGGTAGAATATGGCCTTTATTTAGTAATTAAACTTTTAGTTACCATTGTGTATTATTTCCTCACTAACTTATCATCACATTCAGCATCACTTATTGGAAAAACAGGCTCACTGTTAGGATCGCCACACTATCAggcctttgtgtctcttttcctagtttctctccccctcccctacttctctctctctcctcctttatTACCTCTGCATTTTCTTCCCTAAAGCAACTCACAGCTCCCCCTCTCTGTGAGCATTACTATCCTCCACTTCCTCATCACATCTGATAAAATGATCAGCAATAATATAGTGCTGACATTTAAAGTGAAACATGCCTCTGCAGCAGAGATGTTTGATCAGACTGTTGGGAGATCCAGAAATAGAACACCTGCATAAGTGGGTCAAGGAAAGGACCAAAAGTCAACGATAGAGGAGAAAGAAATCCAGAGGGAGACCGCCTTTGAAAAGATTCTGTGCGTGATTGAAGAACAGAAGCATGTTGTTCTACAGAATTTGTTAGGGGCCACAAGTACAAAGATGCAGACTTTGGTAtttgtgggagaaaaaaaaattgaattcacTAAGGTGCACACTTGATTCTGAAGGGTGTGCTTGTACCAGAGTCTGCTCTCTAAGGAACATAACGTCCTTACGCCAGCTATGTTCTGGTAAAAGTCCAGTTTTACTGAAcaagagagaagcagcaagaagGTGGAATGTTATAAAAAGGAGATAGCAAAAGGTTGGTTCTGATGTTTGATGTGATGTTACTTGTTAAGACCAAACAGGAGTTCTCCTCATGATTAAGAATATTCTGTACAGCTTTCCCAAGAAATGGGCAAGATTATACGGGGCAAGTATGTTACGGGGTGTGCTGCCCCATTAGTGGGAGCTGTGCCTAATTACCTGACTCTCAGGTGATGGGTTTGAGCTTGGACTGATGGTAGGGTCAGGTGACTAGGCATTGCATAAGGGCAGCTGAGGTTGGCTACCTATAAGAGGGTGTCTTCTCCCTCAAAGAGAGGAAAACCATGGGATGGCTCTCTGGAGAGGGCCAGAGGAGGCCTGGCACAGAATCCCAGCTTAGAGAGATATGGGGAGCTGACAGGTAGCATGATCAGGGGCCTGTTGTCCTGATAAAAGGGTAAAGGGGAGGAAGAAAAAAGTAAGACCCACCTGCAGGGGATGACTACCTAGCAGCCAGAGAAAACGGCTTTGCTGGAGTTATGTGCAGAGATGGGCAGGAGCAAAACCCTGAAGTGGGTATTAGGAGCCCAGGTGAGGCATAATGGACTGGTGAACCTGGAGAAGGCGGCTAGGAGATAGATTATGTTAAGAAACCAGACTCCAGAAAGGGAGAGTAATTCTAAAGCATAAGAGTTGTGGAGTTTTATTTTCCTGGGGCGGGaagaaaggaaactgaggcagcagtagGGTCTCACTGGATG
The DNA window shown above is from Mauremys mutica isolate MM-2020 ecotype Southern chromosome 6, ASM2049712v1, whole genome shotgun sequence and carries:
- the KDM4C gene encoding lysine-specific demethylase 4C isoform X7, giving the protein MAAVVSDSPPNPSCKIMTFRPSMDEFREFNKYLAYMESKGAHRAGLAKVIPPKEWKPRKHYDDIDDLVIPAPIQQMVTGQSGLFTQYNIQKKPMTVKEFRQLANSDKYCTPRYIDYEDLERKYWKNLTFVAPIYGADINGSIYDELRLLHM